The Gemmatimonas sp. genome includes a window with the following:
- a CDS encoding DNA/RNA helicase domain-containing protein: MTDRPRSGWESSFADFRAAPAKQIRESLAAFVIDASPEQHRAWADSIPPLQSEVSEVLIRDELARQYSAILEYELPMESRRPDVVLLVGAGVMVVELKGKLTPSQADLDQAAAYARDLRNYHRECIGRDVTAVLVPTRARGYQHEISGVHVTGPDALDAVVENLTRAKREPVLTREAFLSDGAYCPLPTIVEAARELMASGSLRKIERAHAATEPAIDEIKRIVHQAALTKSRHLILLTGIPGAGKTLVGLQTVHARYLDDLAVARADGKPTAPAVYLSGNGPLVEVLQYEMRAAGGDGKTFVRGVKEYVKRYSSARSPVPPEHVLVFDEAQRAYDADQVRAKHDRVDARSEPEEFIGFADRIPEWCVVVGLIGNGQEIHIGEEGGLGQWKTAVEGSSKSAEWTVHAPAAVAGLFKGGAVPFENRPALNLDRELRFHFAGDLHRYVALLLDGAAPVDLAPIAHQLDVGGYHLRITRSLDAAKSYLHERYADDARARFGMVASSRDKALEAFGVPNDFQSTNKFMKIGPWYGDDESDYGGRSCRRLASCVTEFGAQGLELDAALLAWGTDFLRCGGAWSNTLARRYKRGTKIKDPYQLRLNAYRVLLTRGRDGTVLFLPPLSSLDETHAYFTAAGMKSLD; encoded by the coding sequence CCAGCTTTGCTGATTTTCGCGCAGCACCGGCAAAGCAAATTCGCGAGAGCCTCGCGGCATTCGTGATTGATGCGTCCCCGGAGCAGCATCGTGCGTGGGCGGATTCGATCCCGCCGCTTCAGTCTGAGGTTTCCGAAGTACTCATAAGAGATGAGCTCGCTCGCCAATACTCCGCGATATTGGAGTACGAACTGCCGATGGAATCGCGTCGACCCGACGTGGTGTTGCTGGTCGGAGCTGGCGTGATGGTGGTCGAGTTGAAGGGAAAGCTCACGCCAAGTCAGGCTGATCTCGATCAGGCGGCCGCCTATGCGAGAGACCTTCGAAACTATCATCGCGAATGTATTGGGCGGGATGTCACCGCCGTACTCGTGCCGACGCGTGCACGCGGCTATCAACATGAGATTTCCGGCGTTCATGTGACCGGACCGGACGCACTGGACGCCGTGGTGGAAAACCTTACGCGTGCAAAGCGCGAGCCCGTTCTGACTCGTGAAGCGTTTCTTTCAGACGGCGCCTATTGTCCGCTGCCTACGATTGTCGAGGCCGCACGAGAGCTCATGGCTTCTGGTTCGCTTCGCAAGATTGAAAGAGCGCATGCCGCGACGGAACCTGCGATCGACGAGATCAAGCGTATCGTACATCAAGCGGCGCTCACCAAGTCACGCCACCTCATCCTGTTGACTGGCATACCCGGTGCGGGCAAGACACTGGTCGGCTTGCAGACGGTCCATGCGCGGTACCTCGATGACCTCGCGGTGGCGCGAGCCGACGGAAAGCCTACCGCTCCGGCGGTGTACCTGAGCGGCAACGGCCCTCTCGTCGAGGTGCTGCAATACGAGATGCGCGCCGCCGGCGGCGATGGGAAGACGTTTGTTCGCGGTGTGAAGGAGTACGTCAAACGCTACTCCTCGGCACGGTCACCGGTGCCGCCCGAACATGTGCTGGTCTTCGATGAAGCGCAGCGAGCCTACGACGCGGATCAGGTTCGTGCAAAGCATGATCGCGTGGATGCGCGAAGCGAGCCGGAAGAATTCATCGGATTCGCAGACCGCATTCCAGAATGGTGTGTCGTGGTCGGACTCATTGGCAACGGACAGGAGATCCACATCGGCGAAGAGGGCGGACTCGGGCAATGGAAGACGGCGGTAGAGGGGTCTTCCAAGAGCGCCGAATGGACAGTCCACGCTCCAGCCGCGGTGGCCGGACTCTTCAAGGGAGGAGCCGTACCTTTCGAGAACCGGCCTGCTCTCAATCTCGATCGGGAATTGCGTTTCCACTTCGCGGGCGATCTGCACCGTTATGTCGCTCTCTTGCTCGACGGCGCGGCGCCCGTAGATCTTGCGCCGATTGCGCACCAACTCGACGTTGGTGGCTATCACCTGCGCATCACTCGTTCGCTCGACGCTGCGAAGAGCTACCTGCACGAGCGATATGCCGACGACGCACGCGCACGCTTTGGCATGGTCGCATCGTCACGCGACAAAGCGCTCGAGGCGTTCGGCGTCCCCAATGACTTTCAGTCGACCAACAAATTCATGAAGATCGGTCCGTGGTATGGCGACGACGAGTCCGACTATGGAGGACGAAGCTGTCGTCGGCTCGCCTCCTGCGTGACGGAGTTCGGCGCTCAGGGACTCGAGCTCGACGCGGCGTTGCTGGCGTGGGGAACTGACTTCCTTCGATGCGGAGGTGCCTGGTCCAATACGCTGGCACGCAGATACAAGCGCGGAACGAAGATCAAGGATCCGTACCAACTTCGACTCAACGCGTACCGCGTGCTGCTGACACGAGGTCGTGATGGGACGGTTCTCTTCCTGCCGCCGCTGTCGTCTCTCGACGAAACACACGCGTACTTCACCGCGGCGGGGATGAAATCTCTCGACTGA
- a CDS encoding S9 family peptidase, with the protein MMRPFLLALLASAATTASAQSPRPIRSADIYRVRDVGAGRISPDGAWIAYTVTTVDSAKDKSDSDVWMVNYEGTRTIRMTSSPEGESNPRWSPDNRYLSFVSGRYESKGGQVWLLDRAGGDAVRLTDLKGGVGEYEWSPDGTRLAVVSHDPDPDDAKPDSLKTKNPKPIVLDRYAFKRDNTGYLDRLRDHVYIVDVATKKAVQITTGDFDDQSVRWSPDGKRLAFVSERSGTDPDRTNNADLYAIDATAGAAPVRLTTWSGPDASPVWSPDGQFIAYLQGSEPQLSAYTQNTIAVVPSAGGTARLIATSLDRDVSALSWSADGKLLRFLLGDDRAVHLATAPVSGGAVTRVLDGRRAVSSYDASSSGRVVVNTATATRSGEVYAFENGALRALTHVNDSIFSSLALGTTEDVQFKNKDGLTVGALLVKPAGFDASKKYPLMLRIHGGPNGQDQHAFSFERELFAANGYLVLAVNYRGSSGRGQAWKKAIFADWGNKEVQDLMAGVDHVIATGVVDTTRMGIGGWSYGGILTDYTIATTTRFKAATSGAGSALQTTMYGSDQYIYQYENELGAPWKNPKLWEKLSYPFWHADRITTPTMFLGGEKDFNVPIAGGEQMYQALKSLGVPSQMIVYPGQFHGISRPSFVKDRYDRYVGWYAKYLMGVTQ; encoded by the coding sequence ATGATGCGCCCTTTCCTCCTCGCCCTCCTCGCCAGCGCCGCCACCACGGCGTCCGCGCAGTCCCCTCGCCCGATCCGCAGCGCCGACATCTATCGCGTGCGTGACGTCGGGGCTGGTCGCATCTCCCCCGATGGCGCCTGGATCGCGTACACCGTCACCACCGTCGACTCGGCGAAGGACAAGAGCGACAGTGATGTCTGGATGGTGAACTACGAGGGCACCCGCACCATCCGCATGACGAGTTCTCCGGAAGGCGAAAGCAATCCGCGATGGAGCCCGGACAACCGCTATCTGAGCTTCGTGTCTGGACGCTACGAGTCGAAGGGCGGACAGGTGTGGTTGCTCGATCGTGCGGGCGGCGATGCGGTGCGTCTCACCGACCTCAAGGGCGGGGTGGGCGAGTACGAGTGGTCACCCGACGGCACCCGCCTGGCGGTGGTGTCGCACGACCCTGATCCCGACGACGCCAAGCCTGACTCGTTGAAGACGAAGAACCCGAAGCCGATCGTGCTCGATCGCTATGCCTTCAAGCGCGACAACACGGGCTATCTCGATCGTCTGCGCGATCATGTGTACATCGTGGATGTGGCCACCAAGAAGGCGGTGCAAATCACGACCGGTGACTTCGACGATCAGTCGGTGCGGTGGTCGCCCGATGGCAAGCGCCTCGCGTTCGTGAGCGAGCGCAGTGGCACCGATCCCGATCGCACAAACAATGCCGATCTCTACGCGATCGATGCGACGGCGGGCGCCGCGCCGGTCAGGCTCACGACGTGGAGCGGCCCCGATGCGAGCCCGGTGTGGAGTCCTGACGGGCAGTTCATTGCCTATTTGCAGGGGAGCGAGCCGCAGCTGTCGGCGTACACGCAGAATACGATTGCCGTGGTGCCGAGTGCGGGTGGAACGGCGCGACTGATCGCCACCTCGCTCGATCGCGATGTGAGCGCGCTGTCGTGGAGTGCGGACGGCAAGCTGCTGCGCTTTCTGCTGGGCGACGACCGCGCGGTGCATCTTGCCACGGCGCCGGTGAGTGGGGGCGCCGTCACGCGCGTGCTCGACGGACGGCGCGCCGTCAGCTCGTACGACGCATCGAGTAGCGGTCGCGTGGTGGTGAATACCGCGACGGCTACGCGCTCGGGAGAAGTGTACGCGTTCGAGAACGGCGCACTGCGCGCGCTCACGCATGTGAACGACTCGATCTTTTCGTCGCTTGCGCTGGGCACCACCGAAGACGTGCAGTTCAAGAACAAAGACGGCCTCACCGTAGGCGCGTTGCTGGTGAAGCCCGCCGGGTTTGATGCGAGCAAGAAGTATCCGCTCATGTTGCGCATTCACGGCGGCCCGAACGGACAGGATCAGCACGCGTTCTCGTTCGAGCGTGAACTGTTCGCGGCCAACGGCTACCTCGTGCTGGCGGTGAACTATCGCGGTAGCTCGGGACGTGGGCAGGCGTGGAAGAAGGCCATCTTCGCTGATTGGGGCAACAAGGAAGTACAGGACTTGATGGCCGGTGTCGATCACGTGATCGCCACCGGCGTGGTGGATACGACGCGGATGGGGATCGGCGGCTGGAGCTATGGTGGCATCCTCACCGATTACACCATCGCGACGACCACCCGCTTCAAAGCCGCCACCAGCGGCGCCGGCAGCGCGCTGCAGACCACGATGTACGGCAGCGACCAGTACATCTACCAGTATGAGAACGAACTCGGCGCGCCGTGGAAGAATCCGAAGCTGTGGGAGAAGCTGTCGTATCCCTTCTGGCACGCCGACCGCATCACCACACCTACCATGTTCCTCGGTGGCGAGAAGGACTTCAACGTCCCCATCGCCGGCGGTGAGCAGATGTATCAGGCGCTCAAGTCACTGGGTGTGCCGAGTCAGATGATCGTGTATCCCGGGCAGTTCCACGGGATCTCGCGGCCAAGTTTTGTGAAGGACCGGTACGACCGGTATGTGGGGTGGTATGCGAAGTACTTGATGGGGGTGACGCAGTAG
- a CDS encoding MFS transporter, translated as MTAPTSHTDEHPIDGGQAAFGKLSVLMVTAFIDMLGLLMILPLLPFYAKDLGAGGFVVGLLVSSFSVAQLLSAPLWGRFSDKHGRRPALIVGLASSAVAYAVFAYADSLWLLLLSRIVQGAGGGTVSVIQAYVADATRPEDRAKSLGWLSAATNAGVALGPVIGSWVQHWGPHTPGLVAAGLCLINIVFASKYLTEVRRPAALNADGSKPIRKGSREAVLRVITHPSEPASRLVLIYAIAIGAFQGTTAILALFLAARFGVTADTIGYFFMYIGVLSVVVRALFLGKIVDHFGEARLSRYGVVFLAVGLIGLSFSRDYVTLALAVGMLPLGTAFTFPCVTAMLSRVVAGSERGLYMGVQQTYGGITRVGFPILLGFAFDTFGMQSPFWISATLVMATLLLGRDMELYAPRVAKVS; from the coding sequence GTGACGGCACCAACTTCACACACCGACGAGCACCCAATCGACGGCGGTCAGGCCGCGTTCGGGAAACTCTCGGTGTTGATGGTCACGGCGTTCATCGACATGCTCGGCCTGTTGATGATTTTGCCGCTGTTGCCGTTCTACGCGAAGGATCTGGGGGCCGGTGGATTCGTCGTCGGGCTGCTCGTCAGTTCGTTCAGTGTCGCGCAGCTGCTCAGCGCGCCGCTGTGGGGCCGCTTCAGCGACAAGCATGGTCGTCGTCCGGCGCTGATCGTCGGCCTGGCCTCGAGTGCCGTGGCGTACGCCGTGTTCGCCTACGCCGACTCGCTGTGGCTGCTACTGCTGTCGCGCATCGTCCAGGGCGCGGGCGGTGGCACGGTGAGTGTGATTCAGGCCTATGTGGCCGATGCCACCCGTCCGGAAGATCGCGCGAAGAGCCTCGGCTGGCTTTCGGCCGCCACCAACGCCGGTGTCGCACTGGGTCCGGTGATCGGCAGCTGGGTGCAGCACTGGGGCCCACACACGCCGGGACTGGTGGCAGCAGGACTCTGCCTCATCAACATCGTCTTCGCGTCGAAATACCTCACCGAAGTCCGAAGGCCGGCGGCCCTTAACGCCGATGGATCGAAGCCAATCCGCAAAGGGTCGCGTGAGGCCGTGCTGCGCGTGATCACCCACCCCAGCGAGCCGGCCTCGCGCCTGGTGCTGATCTACGCCATCGCCATCGGCGCCTTTCAGGGAACGACCGCCATTCTCGCGCTCTTCCTCGCCGCGCGCTTCGGCGTCACGGCCGATACGATCGGCTACTTCTTCATGTACATCGGCGTGCTGAGCGTCGTGGTGCGCGCGCTGTTCCTGGGCAAGATCGTCGACCACTTCGGCGAAGCACGGTTGAGCCGATATGGGGTGGTGTTCCTCGCCGTCGGACTGATCGGCCTCTCGTTCTCGCGCGACTACGTCACGCTGGCGCTGGCCGTCGGCATGCTGCCGCTCGGCACGGCCTTCACGTTCCCGTGTGTGACGGCCATGCTGTCGCGCGTCGTCGCCGGCTCGGAGCGCGGATTGTACATGGGCGTCCAGCAAACGTACGGCGGGATTACACGGGTCGGCTTTCCGATTCTGCTCGGGTTTGCGTTCGACACGTTCGGCATGCAAAGCCCATTCTGGATCAGTGCGACGCTGGTGATGGCGACGCTGCTGCTGGGGCGGGACATGGAGCTGTATGCACCCCGGGTGGCCAAGGTTTCTTAG
- a CDS encoding ABC transporter permease: MILLTFLLQTIRIAIPYLLAAAGGVMSERVGIIALGLEGMMLAGAFGAALGSYYGGNPWAGLAGALVAGAMVTAVLAVATLRYKANQVVVGVAINLLVVAATRFYLRRIFDSASNSPRVPGFGGEGAGGMFASFVNPVVWMGLAALPVLAWVLYRTPFGLRARAVGEKPEAAATLGVAVTRLRLQGLLIAGSLASLGGAYLALDQHQFSDSMTAGRGFIALAAVIFGRWEPVRVAVACLLFAGAETLQIQLQGSQMIPSQFVEMIPYVLTIIALAGVVGRSVAPAALGKTE, from the coding sequence ATGATTCTGCTCACCTTCCTGCTGCAGACCATCCGCATCGCCATTCCGTATCTGCTGGCAGCGGCCGGCGGGGTGATGTCGGAGCGCGTGGGCATCATCGCGCTCGGTCTCGAAGGGATGATGCTGGCCGGCGCGTTCGGCGCGGCCCTGGGGAGCTACTACGGCGGCAATCCGTGGGCCGGCTTGGCGGGTGCGCTGGTAGCCGGTGCGATGGTGACGGCGGTGTTGGCCGTCGCCACGCTGCGCTACAAGGCCAATCAGGTGGTGGTCGGCGTGGCGATCAACCTGCTGGTGGTGGCCGCCACGCGCTTTTATCTGCGCCGCATCTTCGACAGTGCCAGCAATTCGCCGCGCGTGCCGGGCTTCGGTGGCGAAGGCGCCGGTGGCATGTTCGCGAGCTTTGTAAATCCGGTGGTATGGATGGGGCTCGCCGCGCTCCCCGTGCTGGCGTGGGTGCTGTATCGCACGCCATTCGGATTGCGCGCGCGCGCCGTGGGTGAGAAGCCTGAAGCGGCCGCCACGTTGGGTGTGGCCGTTACCCGGCTGCGACTGCAGGGTCTGCTGATCGCCGGCTCTCTGGCGAGTCTCGGCGGTGCCTATCTCGCCCTCGACCAGCACCAGTTTTCCGACAGCATGACGGCAGGCCGCGGCTTCATTGCGCTAGCCGCGGTGATCTTCGGGCGCTGGGAGCCGGTGCGTGTGGCGGTCGCCTGTCTCCTGTTCGCCGGAGCCGAAACGCTGCAGATTCAGCTGCAGGGCTCGCAGATGATCCCGAGTCAGTTCGTGGAGATGATTCCCTACGTCCTCACGATCATCGCCTTGGCGGGCGTCGTTGGACGGAGTGTCGCGCCTGCGGCGCTCGGCAAAACCGAGTGA
- a CDS encoding ABC transporter permease, with protein MSTGPATPPREQQRDMQSTGEVRAMAELPARAGIGLAGGFLPPLVALAIAAVVGDLLILSFGEAPSTVFRLLVEGTWGNAYGIGQVLYKTTTLACTGLAFALAGRAGLFNVGAEGQLAAGGFGAALLGMLLPAGTPALVAVPLCLLAAMLVGAGVGAVPGALRAKFGASEVIVTIMLNFIVLAFLNWMVSSKLHVPETLHTPPIVAGMMPRFADSFAAFRGSAANFTIVFAVLAAVASWWYLFRTRAGYELRAVGLQPDAAEYGGVRVPRVLLVTMCLSGALAGLGGMNFVLGYKGYYEEGFAGGAGFLGIAVALVGRNHPFGILGAALLFATLSQGGLAVNAIVPKQLTDILTAVVILAVATAVPEVQKQLRAAAANVTAAFYRDARKGVA; from the coding sequence ATGAGCACCGGTCCAGCGACGCCGCCGCGCGAACAGCAGCGGGATATGCAGAGCACCGGTGAAGTGCGCGCGATGGCGGAGTTGCCCGCGCGCGCCGGCATTGGACTGGCGGGTGGTTTCCTGCCCCCGTTGGTGGCACTGGCGATTGCCGCGGTGGTGGGCGACCTGCTCATTCTGAGTTTCGGCGAAGCGCCGAGCACCGTGTTCCGACTGCTTGTTGAAGGCACGTGGGGCAACGCCTACGGCATCGGCCAGGTGCTCTACAAGACCACGACCCTCGCCTGCACCGGGCTTGCCTTCGCGCTGGCCGGCCGCGCGGGACTGTTCAACGTGGGCGCCGAGGGACAGCTCGCCGCCGGTGGATTCGGTGCGGCGCTGCTGGGCATGCTGCTGCCGGCGGGCACTCCCGCACTGGTGGCCGTGCCGCTCTGTTTGTTGGCTGCCATGCTGGTGGGCGCCGGTGTCGGTGCGGTACCCGGCGCGTTGCGCGCCAAGTTCGGCGCGAGCGAAGTGATCGTGACGATCATGCTCAACTTCATCGTGCTGGCGTTCCTGAACTGGATGGTGTCATCGAAGCTGCACGTGCCGGAAACGTTGCATACGCCGCCGATCGTGGCCGGCATGATGCCGCGATTCGCCGACAGCTTCGCGGCGTTCCGGGGCAGTGCGGCGAACTTCACGATTGTGTTTGCGGTGCTCGCCGCCGTGGCGAGCTGGTGGTATCTGTTCCGCACGCGGGCCGGCTATGAACTGCGCGCGGTGGGCTTGCAGCCCGATGCCGCCGAGTACGGTGGCGTGCGCGTGCCGCGCGTGTTGCTGGTCACGATGTGCCTGTCCGGCGCGCTGGCCGGATTGGGTGGCATGAATTTCGTGCTCGGCTACAAGGGCTACTACGAAGAAGGCTTCGCCGGTGGTGCGGGCTTCCTCGGCATCGCGGTGGCACTGGTGGGACGTAATCATCCGTTCGGCATTCTCGGCGCCGCGTTGCTGTTCGCCACGTTGTCACAAGGCGGACTGGCGGTGAACGCCATCGTGCCCAAGCAGCTCACCGATATTCTCACGGCGGTGGTGATTCTCGCCGTCGCAACCGCGGTGCCGGAAGTGCAGAAGCAACTGCGGGCGGCCGCGGCCAACGTGACCGCCGCGTTCTACCGCGATGCGCGGAAGGGGGTGGCATGA
- a CDS encoding ABC transporter ATP-binding protein, whose protein sequence is MSASDTMAIRMTGVVKTFGAVVANRDACLDVAKGEIHALVGENGAGKSTLMRVLAGMYAPDAGSVLLNGKDVTGWKTQDAIAAGVGMVHQHFMLVPTLTVAENVILGMEPRKGMQVDLHRAVIEVESLCKKCGLHVDAKAKVADLSVGEAQRVEILKALYRGAKILILDEPTAVLSPPEVRDLWTVLRALKADGGTVVLITHKLDEVIAVSDTITVMRGGMTMSRFATEGTTPRDIARAMVGRDVQLHLDAQGDADSWVAPAAVESSAAPVLRVTNLSVISDRGTRAVNELSFEIRPGEILGIAGVEGNGQTELLEAIAGLRAVQSGRVQLASHDFGTRSVRERADLGLSHIPEDRHRRGLILDYSIAENLILGRQHHFGSFGALDTARIATNAAEQVQRFDIRPAMPSLPARALSGGNQQKIVIAREMGREFSVLLAAQPTRGVDVGAIEFIHAQLRAARDAGKGILLVSADLPEVLALSDRIAVMYGGRFVTVLPAAQCTAEQLGPYMTGAAV, encoded by the coding sequence ATGAGTGCATCGGACACGATGGCCATTCGGATGACGGGCGTCGTGAAGACGTTCGGTGCCGTCGTCGCCAACCGTGATGCGTGCCTCGACGTCGCCAAGGGCGAGATTCACGCGTTGGTCGGCGAGAATGGCGCGGGCAAGAGCACACTGATGCGCGTACTGGCCGGCATGTACGCACCGGATGCCGGCTCGGTGCTGCTGAACGGCAAGGACGTGACCGGCTGGAAGACGCAGGACGCGATCGCCGCCGGCGTCGGCATGGTGCATCAGCACTTCATGCTCGTGCCGACGCTCACCGTGGCCGAGAACGTGATTCTGGGCATGGAGCCGCGCAAAGGGATGCAGGTGGATCTGCACCGCGCGGTCATCGAGGTGGAATCGCTGTGCAAGAAGTGCGGACTGCACGTCGATGCGAAAGCGAAGGTGGCTGACCTGTCGGTCGGCGAAGCGCAGCGCGTCGAGATTCTGAAGGCGCTGTATCGCGGCGCGAAGATTCTCATTCTCGACGAACCCACGGCGGTGCTCTCCCCGCCCGAAGTGCGCGACCTGTGGACCGTGCTGCGCGCGCTCAAGGCCGACGGTGGTACGGTCGTGCTGATCACGCACAAGCTGGACGAAGTGATCGCGGTGTCGGACACGATCACCGTGATGCGTGGCGGTATGACGATGTCACGCTTCGCGACCGAAGGCACGACGCCACGCGACATTGCGCGCGCGATGGTGGGCCGCGATGTGCAGCTGCATCTCGACGCGCAGGGCGATGCCGACTCGTGGGTTGCACCGGCCGCCGTTGAGTCATCGGCCGCGCCGGTGTTGCGCGTGACGAACCTGTCGGTCATCTCGGACCGCGGTACGCGCGCGGTGAACGAACTCAGTTTCGAAATCCGCCCGGGCGAGATTCTCGGCATTGCTGGCGTGGAAGGCAACGGCCAGACGGAGTTGCTCGAGGCCATCGCCGGACTGCGCGCCGTCCAATCGGGGCGCGTGCAGCTTGCGTCGCATGATTTCGGCACACGCTCGGTGCGCGAGCGGGCCGATCTCGGACTGTCGCATATTCCCGAAGACCGGCATCGGCGCGGTCTGATCCTCGACTATAGCATCGCCGAGAATCTCATTCTCGGTCGTCAGCATCATTTCGGATCGTTCGGCGCGCTCGACACGGCGCGGATTGCCACGAACGCTGCCGAACAGGTGCAACGGTTCGACATCCGGCCCGCGATGCCATCGTTGCCGGCGCGGGCGTTGTCGGGCGGCAATCAGCAAAAGATCGTGATCGCGCGCGAAATGGGCCGGGAGTTCAGCGTGTTGCTCGCGGCGCAGCCCACACGTGGTGTGGACGTCGGCGCCATCGAGTTCATTCATGCGCAGCTCCGTGCGGCGCGCGATGCCGGCAAGGGCATCTTGCTGGTGAGCGCCGACTTGCCGGAAGTACTCGCGCTGTCCGATCGCATTGCGGTGATGTATGGCGGACGGTTCGTGACCGTGTTGCCGGCCGCGCAGTGCACGGCCGAGCAGCTGGGTCCATACATGACGGGAGCGGCGGTATGA
- a CDS encoding BMP family ABC transporter substrate-binding protein: protein MRRTLYLIGALLLAHVALLTVHPAGATVADTSEGLDVGIVFDVGGRGDKSFNDGAYLGGLRATKALGARVRYIEPGEGSDREAGLRLLAAEGMDLVVAVGFIFTDDINVLAKEYPNVKFADVDYAVATDSVGNPLPMPPNLVALKFREEQGSFLVGALAALVGKSKKVGFVGGMDIALIHKFEAGYRAGVRHVCPDCDVIVNYAGVTPEAFRNPGRGKEMALAMYNQGVNVIFHASGSTGLGVFEAARTTGKFGIGVDADQYSEAPGHVLTSMVKGIDESVFQAAKAVKDGTFTGGIQQFGLAENGVGYVYDANNKMLIPDAVRAKLDSLTADIVAGRITVPSTRPGTK, encoded by the coding sequence ATGCGCCGGACTCTTTACCTCATCGGGGCGCTCCTCCTCGCCCACGTCGCCCTCCTGACCGTCCACCCCGCCGGGGCGACGGTCGCCGACACCTCCGAAGGTCTCGATGTCGGGATCGTCTTCGACGTCGGCGGTCGCGGCGATAAGTCGTTCAACGACGGTGCCTACCTCGGTGGCCTTCGTGCCACCAAGGCGTTGGGCGCGCGCGTGCGCTACATCGAGCCGGGCGAAGGCTCCGATCGTGAAGCGGGCCTGCGACTGCTGGCCGCCGAAGGGATGGACCTCGTGGTGGCCGTCGGCTTCATCTTCACCGACGATATCAACGTGCTGGCGAAGGAGTACCCGAACGTCAAATTCGCCGACGTCGACTACGCCGTGGCCACCGACAGCGTGGGCAACCCGCTGCCCATGCCGCCCAATCTCGTGGCGCTCAAGTTCCGCGAGGAGCAAGGTTCGTTTCTGGTCGGCGCGCTCGCCGCACTGGTCGGCAAATCCAAGAAGGTGGGCTTTGTTGGCGGTATGGACATCGCGCTCATTCACAAGTTCGAGGCGGGCTACCGGGCCGGCGTGCGGCACGTCTGCCCCGACTGCGACGTGATCGTGAACTACGCCGGCGTCACGCCGGAAGCGTTTCGCAATCCGGGACGCGGCAAGGAGATGGCGCTGGCGATGTACAACCAGGGCGTGAACGTGATCTTCCACGCCTCGGGCTCCACCGGACTCGGCGTGTTCGAAGCCGCGCGCACGACTGGCAAGTTCGGCATCGGCGTCGACGCCGACCAGTACAGCGAAGCGCCCGGCCACGTGCTCACGTCGATGGTGAAGGGCATCGACGAATCCGTCTTCCAGGCAGCGAAGGCGGTAAAGGACGGCACGTTCACGGGTGGCATCCAGCAGTTCGGTCTCGCCGAAAACGGCGTCGGCTACGTGTACGACGCCAACAACAAGATGCTGATTCCCGACGCTGTACGGGCGAAACTCGATTCGCTCACCGCCGACATCGTGGCCGGGCGCATCACGGTGCCAAGCACGCGACCGGGCACGAAATGA